The window GAGTGTCGACTCTCGACTTCAGactcccatgtactttttcctccgACATCTGGCTGTCATCAATCTTGGCAACTCTACTGTCATTGCCCCTAAAATGCTGGTCAACTTCTTAGTAAGTAAGAAAACCACCTCCTACTATGAATGTGCCACCCAACTGGGAGGATTCCTGGTTTTCATTGTAGCTGAGATCTTCATGCTGGcggtgatggcctatgaccgctatgtggccatttgcaacCCCCTGCTCTACATGGTGGTGGTATCTCGCAGGATCTGCCTTCTGCTGGTGTCCCTCACCTACCTCTATGGCTTTTGTACAGCTATTGTGGTTACGCCTTGTGTGTTCTCTGTGTCTTACTGCTCGTCCAACAAAATCAACCATTTTTACTGTGACAACGTCCCTTTGTtagccctgtcctgctctgataccTACATACCAGAAACAGTGGTGTTTATCTTTTCAGGcacaaatttgtttttctccatgaTTATCGTTCTCATATCCTacttcaacattgtccttgcCATTTTGAGAATACGTTCCTCCAAGGGACGACaaaaagccttttccacctgtgcttCCCACATGGTGGCCGTCACTGTGTTCTATGGGACGctccttttcatgtatttgcaaCCAAGGACCAACCACTCATTAAGCACGGACAAAATGGCTTCAGTTTTCTACACCCTAGTGATACCCATGCTAAACCCTGTAATTTATAGTCTAAGGAATAAAGATGTAAAAGACGTTTTGAAAGGATTCCTGCATAGTCCATGCAAATAGTTCAAACCAATGTAAATTTAAAACTACAACTATCTTACTGGTTTTTGTTTCCTCCTGaaatctcttctcttttccaaaaCGGCAGTAAGTGATTAGAAACTCCACTTATTTCAGTAGGACAAATTTAAATTGTCCTCATTCCAACTTTAATTACTGAAACTAGAGAAAATCCTATGCATGTAATAGATAATAATTATAagagaatcacagtctctggaacAGAAGTCcactgtgcttctcctttgctagcaaagcaataaaacttctttttccctttcctcaaaaacaaacaaaaaaaaactagataataattataaaagaaggacatattaaattaaaatgggaGATACCAAGGAGTTCTTAAGATTTCTAAGTAAGAGATGGCTTATAACAGGGGACTAGAAGGTCTGTGAAAATAATTTCTTGGGAAAGGGTCCAATATGAGATTACCCTCTTTGCCACTGACATCTTTGTTGAATTACTaaagatgatatattttatttgtgcagCAGTTTCTTCATTGAGTTCTCAACTTTTGAGGTatcattttatcttgtttttagtAATAAATGTgtatcaaagaaaaagtaaatttttagcAAAAGATATATACTAAACAAAATGTATTTAGTACACATGGGAAAgaacacatagaaaaataaaccaaaacaagtcaacataagcattttcttctttcatctctctCATTGGGTGCATGTACAAAAAGCAAAATTCTGTCATTCACCCAAAAAAATGTATGACCAATTTTTCTACCTCATGCTAACGTTATTGtttaaagttgattttatttttgttgaagcCATAACACTCAATATCACTTCTTTTAATACTTTCATTTAATGTAATtgggaatgaaataaaattatacccTCCCTCATAGAAGACATTGTCCTATTGTTCTGCAAGTGTCACATATTCTCAAGAGCTCccctgaacaacaacaaaagaggtTAATACGGCCATGGGCCAAATCTCTGTATGAGTAAAATGTTACCAATATACAATGGAGTAAAGGAGAAAGAACCAGAAACCTGATGTAAATGTAGTATCTGGAAAGAAACTGCATTtattgctggggtccagccctagcaggagtccatgggttccacacaggtaaacagggtatggggagacagcgtcggcgatggatggagaatgaaagacacagactctagttctggtgcaatcaatcccactttattctggggaaggctgggtttatatacatttttcttcaggctataatggcagtcttgtggttaatattaaagaagtttccaaagaataggcagaaaacagcaaccttacagattatccttacctaaatcacaattgttttaagaatatctaactatatcgatgagctaatacaatgtttatttccttaatatctaaactctatgtgacctaagactattctcattattctcacggttaaagcgatagacaagtaatctcatgtgaccatttctactaggtccatctggttaatatctaaattgctgagttaagggctacaggagggcagcggttgCAGTGGTTCTCTTGGCCAagttttttactgaatagattaccttgtcttatgtagctcttttttccagaacagggcattgtgcaccaacgtttattataggggtgacctattctttgtaggaaggaaggaatgttgtgaaatcttattctcttacctcaccaccacacataaacaaaaccatcattagaatttaaccagcctgttggagacaaaggcagatctataactattttctccagaggctttcagggactcattgcatggttgcaaaattgtttttgactttgttaggggtaaagacccattgtttttcagattgtaggtaatattttctggaatttttgttgtatttccctcatccccttaagtaatctgttcagactgaaatgagtaatatattatcagaaaaacacagcagaaaaaacactatgctccagagcaaaacatgtggcaattccttttaggatgagcctttgcaatcatcctccagaggatctttctCAAGCACTGGAtagaattccagatgcccccgcaatTTATGAGAATTTGGGggtaattagaaataaacaaaatctagGAGCTCTGAGACTCAGATCAATGAGTCATCATCTAAATCTAATCATAAAGgagaagaagtgaaagaaaaaaatatacacaacTAATGACTATTTCTGGTCTCAAGGGACAACAGTAGAAATAGCTTAATGGTTTTAGCtgtggacatttttatttatttattttgcatatgtgtTTCTAGTTTACAGAAGTCTCTTCCTGCAGAAAATTCAAGGGGATTGTTTCCATAGTTTTTCGGCTTCTTGAAGTTTCCCTTTGACCTCTGCTCTACTTGCAACCAGCTATTTTATTGCCGTTTCTGTGGTCACATGTCCTATGACCCTCAAGGTCTTTTTTATGATTGACCCAGGTAggttgtaaggaatcccacggaaaccatgccggacatgggaaattacataagggagtttattaagcaaacagagtgtctccctgcaaggtaagagagaaaatgagaggaaagaaagggaactaGAAAGGGTGCAcgcaagaaagtgtgaaagccaggaggatagagaaagtgagtaggaaagagagaaagatgaggagagATAGCAGGGTAGCTACAGTGAAGCCCCACccggctaacaggggaccaatatcggagaaggatacttgcaagctgactgatgaaccaatagctagctaggatgttcacagattgacaagtgtttgggaggcagggaaaatcgctgcaacagaaagggcggggaagcagctttatacattacaggtGATCCATGAGACCACCCCCAATCTCAAGATCCTTAGTGTTATCACatcatcaaatttctttttccattcaaggTTACATGTTCAAAGGTTCTGGAAATCAGAACATGGACTTTTTGGATGGGAGTTATATTTTCCCCAGAACATTTCTTTTGACGTGTTTTATGAAACTAGACATCCTAAAATTTGGTAGCTATCTTATCAACTAGTGTTCAATATTTTAGCTCACAAATGTTTACCTACAGCTACACTTTCTATATTGTTTAGCTATAAAACTTTTGCCAAAAAAACACCATAAACAGATCCTTgcttaaataaagaataaacaaaaattcatttaattcaaaGGTCCTGCATGCATGCACAAGCATAGGTACACTCTCACATATTCGTCAAACTTTTCATTCAGATGTGATGAATTCAACTCCATCAACCCAAGCAGGTACGCTTGccaatcacaaatatttaatgaaacaaGATAAGAAAGTAGTTGATCAGCTCTGATTTCCCTATTGGTCAAGGCGAGATTATACCATTAACTCCCCTGATTTTGAGGTTGTGCCTGGTGCCCAGAAGGTTCTATGGCATATCCTGTGTGAGTCCTAGTGTTTTGGAGAACTAGAGGAGATAGAAGATATAACATACTTTCATGAAGTGAGGTACTTTCTGAGCATACTTGTGATAGTTCAGGAAGACCTGAAAAGGAATTCATAGAAGTTCTTCACAGTATATCTGTAGCAGAGTAGTAGCTCTGACTTAATACCATTATTTAAGGATACTCTGTACATAAAGCATCGCAAGTATAAAAATCTCAGGTGGAGCAAACATCAAAACCTCTCAAAAACTTAAGTATAACACAAGCCATCAAATGTCTCCAAATTCAGAAGACTAGtaaattccattttacaaatttaAACCTAAACATTGGCTAGAgggacacaatactttttttaaGGAATTCATTGTTTTGAAAGACTATGAACATATATCTCAATACTTTGCTTAAATACCAAGACTCTCTAGATTTAATAGCTTCTCCACTATACTAATAATCCtgcaaatatgattttaattgaCATACATCAGAATTTTTACAATTCAAAAATGTTGAGGAATTTTAACATTTCCAATAAGATTTTCTTGCCTTTTATGTTTGATTCCTCTTTCCCTGGAAATCCTCAGGCTTTCCCTCAGGTTGTCCACATTTGGTAAGCCACACcattatcagaaaaatgcatAGGGCAGATACTTCAGGACATTGTAATGGGTAAAGGTGTTTTGGACATGTCCCCAAAGGAACAGGCAATAAAACTACACCTGACAAATGAGACTACGTTGAACCAAAAAGCTCTGtagaacaaaggaaacaatacatagaggaagaaaacaacctatagaatggggaaaatatttgcaagatatTCTTCTGCAAGGGTTAATATCCTGAATATATAGGAACTCAACCAATTAAgagcagaaatataaaaataatccaatgaaaAAGTTGGCTAAAGATCTGcatagacatttctcagaagaaatacaagtgtccaaaagatacatgaaaagatgctcaatgccattaattattaggaaaatccaaatccaaaccacaatgagatactaccaCATGTTAGTGGGAATAGTTATTATCAAAAGGACAAACAATTATCAACTGCTGGTGAACCTGTTGAGAAAGACTATTGCCATACAGTGTTGATGGTAATATAAATTAGTTCCGTCCTTGTGGAAAACAGTATTGAAACTgcttatgaaattaaaaacaaactatcATGCAATCCAAAAATCATACTACCCATTGCATATAGAGGGGAAAGTAAACCAAACTGTTGAAAAGACACCTGTACTCCTTTGTTTACTGAAGTTCAAGTCATAATTacctgtcggggtttcggccggacccctggccctaggtgtggcaaggctaagatggtgcctggcaggctgccagtgcggttggcttttgcataaacaactgacattattttgaggaagttccagggattggctaagctccctgatggacagtacaggtccactgtatgcctgcctttgctgcctgtatctgttaatgctctcccctcgtgcgaaaatgctgattggttactgtactatagatattgaagtgtaagttcctcaaagaaaggagaacaaagaaagaactatgagaaagtaagcgcgcaaaataaagagctcaaataagaaccaggtttgcgtctcgtctctctgcgggcagggagcgcgacaagtggtgctgacaACCCGGGAattaaagaacaataatttttcacagacaagggtaagttaagtggtaagtaataagtaataaaataataaagcaataaagtaataaagtaagtaaggctttaagcccggtagcagagaaaaattaataggctttaagcccggtagcagagaaatattaataggctttaagcccggtagcagagaaaaattaataggctttaagcccggtagcagagaaaaattaataggctttaagcccggtagcagagaaatattaataggctttaagcccggtagcagagaaatattaataggctttaagcccggtagcagagaaaaattaataggctttaagcccggtagcagagaaatattaataggctttaagcccggtagcagagaaaaattaataggctttaagcccggtagcagagaaaaattaataggctttaagcccggtagcagagaaatattaataggctttaagcccggtagcagagaaatattaataggctttaagcccggtagcagagaaaaattaataggctttaagcccggtagcagagaaaaattaataggctttaagcccggtagcagagaaaaattaataggctttaagcccggtagcagagaaaaattaataggctttaagcccggtagcagagaaaaattaataggctttaagcccggtaacagagaaagattaataggctttaagcccggtaacagagagaggttaataggctgaaagcccggtaaaagttcacagaaggcaggttcgttgcccggtaaaattagttagtttcaattgatgaagtggtaccaaattgtgtgtgtggtgtgttatttttgtgtttgttgtgtggcttgtttgtgtgcttggagctcttagtgctgtaagatttaatcataggaacagaactgtctaagactggaatgcaacagcctcttggGGAGTTtctaaaaagtcatggaaataattgtttcatgattttctgcattcaaacctaacctgatttctcaaccaggaaaaaaaagggttaaaaagtcctgggtgatcctccctcccctctgcctggccttgtcaaggcctgcaatggaatgtaaactgcagcagtctcagcgggaaggaggagaggtaacctgaagaaaaaaaaaaaaaaaaaagaagtgtccgttttaaactcctgggccgctacacaaaactaacttattcttcaggattcttgttttgttttgttttttctttaatgctgtatttttgagctcataattttgatcctgcatacctaggttaatgattttttttttccttttgatcagttctattttttattcaactgaagtttttgaacagctgtttcattgcaatgaacatttacctataaagttacaaggcctttgattttgtgttatgtgttatgttgtgctgtctaacgtcatgttttgtcaaaactgagcgctcttaaaattaaaatttaaaaatggatccaaatacttttattcacatgatttaaataggttcaatttaaatggggtaaactaatgaaagtaaaatatctttaaaaataacttgcaagtctccaggtggtcaaactaatgaaatgttaatgttaaacaatgtctaatatcaattgcttctaggacttttcttcagcaggaaagaggcaacggatcctgttcaggacacttgtctgctatcttggttttataaaataaataatttggagttaacatgtatgggattactcaaatgtgtttgtagagacatctggttaatttacaaagttaaaatgctaattgttaaataacatcaggtactcttaactcctcaaattccatggggtatcatacttaaaccttattggtgttctcataggatggtaaataaaagggtttaaacttgctttgtgtcatcactaaactaaaaacaaggttactaaaagttatgtcctaacaagtggaattctatatacaaagggtcccaaaagtttcaactgtgtttcaattaagagtactataaacaacaaaatatttaatcttattaaaatagggtgatttatctaaattcagaaatttcataagagttgtttcaaaatgtgaacaaaaaggtgtcaacagataaaaaaataaataaataaataa of the Sciurus carolinensis chromosome 11, mSciCar1.2, whole genome shotgun sequence genome contains:
- the LOC124960184 gene encoding olfactory receptor 8J3-like produces the protein MVSGNLTHVTEFVLMGVSDRPELQIPLFLLFLLIYGLTVTGNLGIITLTSVDSRLQTPMYFFLRHLAVINLGNSTVIAPKMLVNFLVSKKTTSYYECATQLGGFLVFIVAEIFMLAVMAYDRYVAICNPLLYMVVVSRRICLLLVSLTYLYGFCTAIVVTPCVFSVSYCSSNKINHFYCDNVPLLALSCSDTYIPETVVFIFSGTNLFFSMIIVLISYFNIVLAILRIRSSKGRQKAFSTCASHMVAVTVFYGTLLFMYLQPRTNHSLSTDKMASVFYTLVIPMLNPVIYSLRNKDVKDVLKGFLHSPCK